In Ovis canadensis isolate MfBH-ARS-UI-01 breed Bighorn chromosome 3, ARS-UI_OviCan_v2, whole genome shotgun sequence, one DNA window encodes the following:
- the MCFD2 gene encoding multiple coagulation factor deficiency protein 2 — protein sequence MEGRQKRCLRPALSGPEAVTRGITPEAWIRHWSEAGPAAPMGGQKGTRVRTAGQGGGGAEEKRTEDGSWRGSCWRASRLGKNWWQLVAARVPVTMRSLRLLRIPFLCGLLWAFCAPDTRAEQPGASSSHHGSMGLDKNTVHDQEHIMEHLEGVINKPEAEMSPQELQLHYFKMHDYDGNNLLDGLELSTAITHVHKEEGSEQAPMNEDELINLIDGVLRDDDKNNDGYIDYAEFAKSLQ from the exons ATGGAAGGTAGACAGAAGAGATGCCTCCGCCCAGCCCTTTCTGGGCCTGAGGCCGTTACACGTGGAATCACCCCAGAGGCCTGGATCCGGCACTGGTCAGAGGCGGGGCCCGCGGCGCCAATGGGCGGGCAGAAAGGGACGCGCGTGCGCACAGCGGGCCAGGGCGGGGGCGGAGCCGAGGAAAAACGTACTGAAGACGGGAGCTGGCGAGGCTCATGCTGGAGGGCTTCGCGTTTGGGGAAAAACTGGTGGCAGCTGGTGGCAGCGAGG GTACCGGTGACCATGAGATCTCTGCGACTGCTCAGAATCCCCTTCCTGTGTGGCTTGCTCTGGGCCTTTTGTGCCCCAGATACCAGGGCCGAGCAGCCCGGGGCCAGCTCCTCCCATCACGGCAGCATGGGCCTGGATAAGAACACAGTGCATGACCAAGA GCATATCATGGAGCATCTCGAAGGTGTCATCAACAAACCAGAGGCGGAGATGTCCCCACAAGAGCTGCAGCTCCATTATTTCAAAATGCATGATTATGACGGCAACAATCTGCTTGACGGCCTAGAACTCTCCACGGCCATCACTCATGTTCATAAGGAG GAGGGAAGTGAGCAGGCACCAATGAACGAAGATGAGCTGATCAACTTAATAGATGGTGTTTTGAGAGACGATGACAAGAACAATGATGGATACATCGACTATGCTGAATTTGCAAAATCCCTTCAGTAG